A DNA window from Anastrepha ludens isolate Willacy chromosome 6, idAnaLude1.1, whole genome shotgun sequence contains the following coding sequences:
- the LOC128868627 gene encoding uncharacterized protein LOC128868627, with product MKIALSLFCVLALFGAIQAEMIRLPHLMFTLPNATTSEAVNNTGAKSLCLQTYLPLLSDYSALFTATSRQLVNCLSDGHEQTQCVQKYQPIFANIEANSTAISQKIAECLKA from the exons ATGAAAATCGCTTTGAGTTTGTTCTGTGTGCTGGCGCTCTTCGGTGCTATTCAG GCAGAAATGATCCGACTTCCCCATTTAATGTTTACCCTTCCTAATGCAACCACTTCGGAAGCGGTTAACAATACGGGCGCGAAATCTTTGTGCCTGCAAACTTATCTGCCTTTACTTTCAGACTACTCCGCGCTCTTTACGGCTACTTCTCGTCAGTTAGTCAATTGCCTCAGTGATGGACATGAACAAACCCAGTGCGTACAAAAATATCAACCTATATTTGCAAACATCGAAGCCAATTCCACAGctatttctcaaaaaattgcTGAATGCTTGAAGGCTTGA
- the LOC128868452 gene encoding uncharacterized protein LOC128868452: MKIALSLFCVLALFGAIQAEMIRLPHLMFTLPNATTSETVNNTDAKSLCWQTYLPLLSDNSALFTATSRQLVNCLSDGHEQTQCAQKYQPIFADIKANSTVISQKIAECLKADSTSTSSSDASVKSN, translated from the exons ATGAAAATCGCTTTGAGTTTGTTCTGTGTGCTGGCGCTCTTCGGTGCTATTCAG GCAGAAATGATCCGACTTCCCCATTTAATGTTTACCCTTCCTAATGCAACCACTTCGGAAACGGTTAACAATACGGACGCGAAATCTTTGTGCTGGCAAACTTATCTGCCTTTACTTTCCGACAACTCCGCGCTCTTTACGGCTACTTCTCGTCAGTTAGTCAACTGCCTCAGTGATGGACATGAACAAACCCAGTGCGCACAGAAATATCAACCTATTTTTGCAGACATCAAAGCAAATTCCACAgttatttctcaaaaaattgcTGAATGCTTAAAGGCAGATTCCACTTCTACTTCCAGTTCTGATGCATCAGTAAAGTCTAATTGA
- the LOC128865845 gene encoding uncharacterized protein LOC128865845, protein MKVALSLFCVVALFGASQAEMIRLPHLMFTLPNATTSEAVNNTDAKSLCWQTYLPLLSDYSALFTATSRQLVDCLSDGHEQTQCTQKYQPIFADIKANSTAISEKIAECLKADSTSTSSSNAAVKSN, encoded by the exons ATGAAAGTGGCTTTGAGTTTGTTCTGTGTAGTGGCGCTCTTCGGTGCCAGTCAG GCAGAAATGATCCGACTTCCCCATTTAATGTTTACCCTTCCTAATGCAACCACTTCGGAAGCGGTTAACAATACGGACGCGAAATCTTTGTGCTGGCAAACTTATCTGCCTTTACTTTCCGACTACTCCGCGCTCTTTACGGCTACTTCTCGTCAGTTAGTCGACTGCCTCAGTGATGGACATGAACAAACCCAGTGCACACAAAAATATCAACCTATATTTGCAGACATCAAAGCCAATTCCACAgctatttctgaaaaaattgctGAATGCTTGAAGGCAGATTCCACATCTACTTCCAGTTCTAATGCAGCTGTAAAGTCTAAttga